A portion of the Calothrix sp. 336/3 genome contains these proteins:
- a CDS encoding o-succinylbenzoate synthase, translating to MTNHYQFTFRCYQRKFIQPVITSYGKWQYRRGIVIRLTDDRGKIGWGEIAPIPWFGSEKITAALAFCREINTPISREEILAIPSKLPACQFAFESALEEIENHLLINLPDLECSGLLPAGDAALTMAKSLYQQGYKTFKWKIAVYPVDWEIDILHRLIESLPLGIKLRLDANGGLNLASTKQWLETCEQINRQYQIIEFIEQPLPVNCFDETLGLSHDFSVKIALDESVANLSQLIKVYHQGWQGIYVVKAGIFGSPSRLGDFLRRSPLDCVFSSVFETSIGRKSALNLAKKLSAPNRAVGFGIHHYFAEDEIQWINQLW from the coding sequence ATGACTAATCACTATCAATTTACATTTCGTTGTTACCAACGTAAATTTATTCAACCAGTGATTACTAGTTATGGCAAATGGCAATATCGTCGAGGTATTGTAATTAGATTAACTGATGATAGGGGTAAAATAGGTTGGGGAGAAATTGCACCTATTCCCTGGTTTGGTTCCGAGAAAATTACCGCAGCATTGGCTTTTTGTCGGGAAATTAATACCCCAATATCTAGAGAAGAAATTCTGGCAATTCCTTCTAAATTACCTGCTTGTCAGTTTGCTTTTGAATCTGCACTGGAGGAAATAGAAAATCATCTGTTGATAAATTTGCCTGACTTAGAGTGTAGTGGATTGTTACCTGCTGGAGATGCAGCGTTAACCATGGCAAAAAGCTTGTATCAGCAAGGATATAAAACTTTTAAATGGAAAATTGCTGTTTATCCTGTGGATTGGGAAATTGATATTTTACACCGCTTAATTGAGAGTTTACCACTAGGGATAAAATTACGTCTTGATGCGAATGGGGGGCTAAATCTCGCTAGTACTAAGCAATGGTTAGAAACCTGTGAGCAGATAAATCGACAGTATCAGATTATCGAATTTATAGAACAACCTTTACCAGTTAATTGCTTTGATGAAACCTTGGGATTAAGTCATGATTTTTCCGTCAAAATTGCCCTTGATGAGTCTGTTGCTAATCTCTCACAACTTATCAAAGTTTATCACCAAGGTTGGCAAGGAATTTACGTAGTGAAGGCAGGAATTTTTGGTTCCCCCTCACGTTTGGGTGATTTTTTGCGGCGATCGCCCCTTGATTGTGTCTTCTCTTCTGTATTTGAAACATCGATTGGCAGAAAATCAGCATTAAATCTGGCAAAGAAATTATCTGCTCCCAATCGTGCTGTAGGTTTTGGTATTCATCATTACTTTGCTGAAGATGAAATCCAGTGGATAAATCAGTTATGGTAA
- the menA gene encoding 2-carboxy-1,4-naphthoquinone phytyltransferase codes for MTTQQISSNKLWLAAIKPPMYSVAIMPIWVGNMIALGEKKNFSWYIFLTFLVAAILILAWENLSNDVFDSETGIDKNKHHSLVNLTGNKRLIFWLGNFCLFCGLLGIAAITWWQQDLTVVVTILACCVLGYFYQGPPFRLGYQGLGEILCFFAFGPLGTSAAYYSQTQSWSMLSLAASVIVGIATTLILFCSHFHQVEDDIAAGKRSPVVRLGTATAAKVLTIAVISIYIFTALFVILGIFPHWTLLSFLSLPSAWKLCRHVQDNHYLPEKVSNSKFIAVAVHFWCCLFLGIGFVI; via the coding sequence ATGACTACACAACAAATTTCAAGTAACAAATTATGGCTAGCAGCAATTAAACCCCCTATGTATAGCGTGGCAATTATGCCAATTTGGGTAGGGAATATGATTGCTTTGGGTGAGAAAAAAAATTTTAGCTGGTATATCTTCCTGACATTCTTAGTTGCAGCAATTTTGATTTTAGCTTGGGAAAATCTCAGCAATGATGTGTTTGATTCCGAAACCGGAATTGACAAAAACAAGCATCACTCCTTAGTGAATTTAACCGGGAATAAACGGTTGATTTTTTGGCTGGGAAACTTTTGTTTATTTTGCGGTTTATTAGGAATAGCTGCAATTACCTGGTGGCAACAAGACTTGACAGTAGTTGTAACAATTTTAGCCTGTTGCGTTTTGGGCTACTTTTACCAAGGTCCCCCTTTCCGTCTAGGATATCAAGGTTTAGGGGAAATTCTCTGTTTTTTTGCCTTTGGTCCCTTGGGTACATCAGCTGCATATTACAGTCAAACCCAAAGCTGGTCAATGTTGAGTTTAGCAGCTTCTGTGATTGTGGGCATTGCCACCACCTTAATTCTATTTTGTTCCCACTTTCATCAAGTAGAAGATGATATTGCTGCGGGAAAGCGATCGCCAGTTGTACGATTGGGTACAGCAACAGCAGCAAAAGTTCTCACCATTGCGGTTATCAGTATTTATATTTTCACAGCTTTATTTGTAATTCTTGGTATATTTCCGCACTGGACTTTGTTAAGTTTCTTGAGTTTACCCAGTGCTTGGAAGTTATGTCGTCACGTTCAAGACAATCATTACTTACCAGAAAAAGTCAGCAATTCTAAGTTTATTGCGGTTGCTGTACATTTCTGGTGTTGTTTATTTTTGGGCATCGGTTTTGTGATTTAA
- a CDS encoding isochorismate synthase MenF yields MTVSPCPADFVVYNQEIYQFLLTAQRYCLKNDCLQIASIALEIDQVDPLLVLEKFAQANQLYFYWENKVKQEAIAALESVEKLHISGSERFTKSEDFIKFCIKNIISFGCQDKLFSRPLFFCSFSFFCENSQLNYPFSPATIFLPRWQVAVKDNRCLLVANLKIDAQVDIEKLLKNLWQKIEAIQALKYSKIVLDNYQHKFQQKFVATPEEFKSSVFSALETINAHQLRKVVLANALDVKSHRQFSLVQSLEKLRQSHPNCYIFATSNGQGQNFIGASPERLISIYNQQLITDALAGSAPRGKTSEEDRINANRLLNNEKERHEHYLVIDFITQSLSQLGLLPQFLAPRLRQLSNIQHLWTPISALVPNTVHPLQIVTQLHPTPAVAGATREVACREIRRYENFERGLYAAPLGWIDTKGNCEFIVGIRSALIDGDRSRLYAGAGIVAGSNPEKELAEIQLKFQALLKGLV; encoded by the coding sequence ATGACAGTTTCACCATGTCCTGCTGACTTCGTTGTATATAATCAAGAAATATACCAATTTCTCTTAACTGCTCAACGATATTGTCTCAAAAATGATTGCTTGCAAATAGCGAGTATTGCCCTAGAAATAGATCAAGTTGATCCACTATTAGTCTTGGAAAAATTTGCCCAGGCAAATCAATTATATTTCTATTGGGAAAATAAAGTTAAACAGGAAGCGATCGCCGCTTTAGAATCCGTTGAGAAATTACATATTTCGGGTTCCGAAAGATTTACAAAATCAGAAGACTTTATTAAATTTTGTATCAAAAATATTATCAGTTTTGGATGTCAAGATAAATTATTTTCCCGACCACTATTTTTTTGTAGCTTTAGCTTTTTCTGTGAAAATTCCCAACTAAATTATCCTTTTTCACCAGCAACTATTTTTTTGCCGCGCTGGCAAGTCGCAGTTAAAGACAACCGTTGCTTACTGGTAGCAAATTTAAAGATTGATGCCCAAGTTGATATCGAAAAATTACTGAAAAATCTTTGGCAGAAAATCGAAGCCATCCAAGCTCTCAAATACTCAAAAATCGTTTTAGATAATTACCAGCATAAATTTCAGCAAAAGTTTGTGGCGACACCGGAGGAATTTAAAAGCTCCGTATTCTCAGCTTTGGAAACTATCAATGCACATCAACTCAGAAAAGTGGTTTTAGCTAATGCTTTAGATGTAAAATCCCATCGACAATTTAGCCTAGTTCAATCCTTAGAAAAACTTCGCCAATCCCATCCTAATTGTTATATATTTGCTACCAGTAATGGTCAGGGACAAAATTTTATTGGCGCTAGTCCCGAAAGACTAATTAGTATTTATAATCAGCAGCTAATTACCGATGCTTTGGCAGGTTCTGCACCTAGGGGTAAAACCTCGGAAGAAGATAGGATAAATGCCAATCGTTTGTTAAATAACGAAAAAGAGAGACACGAGCATTATTTAGTGATTGATTTTATTACTCAATCTCTTTCTCAACTAGGTTTATTACCGCAGTTTTTAGCACCGAGATTGCGACAATTATCCAATATTCAACACCTATGGACACCAATTAGTGCCCTTGTTCCCAATACTGTACATCCACTTCAGATAGTAACTCAACTCCACCCCACACCAGCAGTCGCAGGTGCGACTAGAGAAGTTGCTTGTCGAGAAATCCGACGTTACGAAAACTTTGAAAGGGGTTTATATGCAGCACCCCTAGGATGGATAGATACCAAGGGAAATTGTGAGTTTATTGTTGGTATTCGTTCAGCTTTAATTGATGGCGATCGCAGTCGATTATATGCTGGTGCAGGTATTGTTGCTGGTTCCAATCCCGAAAAAGAACTAGCGGAAATTCAACTGAAATTCCAAGCACTATTAAAAGGATTGGTATAG
- the typA gene encoding translational GTPase TypA → MTLPIRNVAIIAHVDHGKTTLVDALLKQSGIFREGEDVPDCVMDSNTLERERGITILAKNTAVKYGETLINIVDTPGHADFGGEVERVLGMVDGCILIVDANEGPMPQTRFVLKKALEKGLRPIVVVNKIDRPQAEPHSAIDKVLDLFLELGADDDQCDFPYLFASGLTGFAKEQLEDESQDMKPLFEAILRHVPPPVGDVNKPLQLQVTTLDYSEYLGRIVIGRIHNGTIRMGQQAALVTENGTIVKSKISKLMGFEGLKRVEMEEASAGFIVAVAGFADANIGETITDPNEPQALPLIKVDEPTLQMTFWVNDSPFAGQEGKLVTSRQVRDRLLRELETNVALRVEETDSPDKFLVSGRGELHLGILIETMRREGYEFQVSQPQVIYREVNGQPCEPYELLVLDIPEEAVGSCIERLGQRKGEMQDMQVGANGRTNLEFVIPARGLIGFRGEFIRMSKGEGIMNHSFLEYRSLSGDIEARNKGVLISFEEGVATFYAMKNAEDRGSFFITPGTKVYRGMIVGEHNRPQDLELNVCKTKQLTNHRASGGEELVQLQAPVDMSLERALEYIGQDELVEVTPKSIRLRKMAKKLAKR, encoded by the coding sequence ATGACGCTCCCTATCCGTAACGTCGCTATCATCGCCCACGTAGACCATGGCAAAACTACCTTGGTTGATGCTCTCCTCAAACAATCCGGCATTTTCCGCGAAGGCGAAGACGTTCCGGATTGCGTCATGGACTCCAATACCCTGGAGCGTGAGCGGGGAATTACCATTTTGGCTAAGAATACGGCGGTTAAATATGGCGAAACCCTAATTAACATTGTCGATACCCCTGGACACGCTGACTTCGGCGGAGAAGTTGAACGAGTATTAGGCATGGTAGATGGCTGTATCCTAATTGTGGATGCCAACGAAGGACCAATGCCTCAAACCAGATTCGTGTTAAAAAAAGCACTAGAAAAAGGTTTGCGCCCCATCGTCGTTGTCAACAAAATTGACCGCCCCCAAGCAGAACCCCACTCAGCTATTGACAAGGTTTTAGACCTGTTTTTAGAACTGGGTGCAGATGATGACCAGTGTGATTTTCCTTACCTGTTTGCTTCCGGTCTGACAGGATTCGCAAAAGAGCAATTAGAAGACGAATCCCAGGACATGAAACCCCTGTTTGAGGCGATTTTACGCCATGTTCCACCACCAGTAGGTGATGTGAATAAGCCTTTACAATTGCAAGTTACCACCCTGGATTACTCGGAATACCTGGGACGGATCGTCATCGGTCGGATTCATAACGGTACTATCCGTATGGGTCAACAAGCTGCTTTGGTCACAGAGAATGGTACCATTGTCAAGTCGAAAATTAGCAAGCTGATGGGCTTTGAGGGCTTGAAGCGGGTGGAAATGGAAGAAGCATCTGCTGGTTTCATTGTGGCAGTCGCTGGCTTCGCAGATGCAAATATTGGGGAAACAATTACAGACCCCAACGAACCCCAAGCTTTACCGCTAATTAAGGTTGATGAACCCACCTTACAGATGACTTTCTGGGTGAATGATTCTCCCTTTGCTGGTCAAGAAGGCAAGTTAGTCACCTCTAGACAGGTGCGCGATCGCCTGTTGCGAGAATTGGAAACTAACGTTGCTCTGCGGGTAGAAGAAACTGATTCTCCTGACAAATTCCTTGTTTCTGGACGGGGTGAACTCCACCTCGGTATCTTAATCGAAACCATGCGTCGGGAAGGTTATGAGTTCCAAGTCTCCCAACCCCAGGTAATTTACCGCGAAGTCAACGGACAACCCTGCGAACCTTACGAGCTATTGGTTCTAGACATTCCTGAAGAGGCTGTTGGTAGCTGTATCGAACGTCTGGGACAGCGTAAGGGTGAAATGCAAGATATGCAAGTTGGTGCTAATGGACGCACAAACTTAGAATTCGTGATTCCTGCTCGCGGTTTAATCGGTTTCCGAGGTGAGTTCATCCGCATGAGCAAGGGTGAAGGTATCATGAATCATAGTTTCCTGGAATATCGTTCCTTAAGTGGAGACATTGAAGCTCGCAATAAGGGTGTGCTAATTTCCTTTGAAGAGGGTGTGGCTACTTTCTACGCGATGAAGAACGCAGAAGATAGAGGCTCATTCTTTATCACTCCTGGTACCAAAGTTTACAGGGGTATGATTGTAGGTGAGCATAACCGTCCCCAGGATTTGGAATTGAATGTCTGCAAAACTAAGCAGTTAACTAACCACCGTGCATCTGGTGGGGAAGAATTGGTACAGTTGCAAGCACCCGTAGATATGAGTTTGGAGCGTGCTTTGGAATACATCGGACAAGATGAGTTAGTGGAAGTAACTCCTAAATCAATTCGTCTGCGGAAAATGGCGAAGAAATTAGCAAAAAGATAG
- a CDS encoding ribose-phosphate pyrophosphokinase, giving the protein MNAHRGSAVLSTATFKLQPAATGMSENHRLRLFSGSANVQLSQEVARYLGMDLGPMIRKRFADGEVYVQIQESIRGCDVYLIQPSCHPVNDNLMELLIMIDACRRASARQVTAVIPYYGYARADRKTAGRESITAKLVANLITQAGANRILAMDLHSAQIQGYFDIPLDHVYGSPVILDYLVSKQLEDIVVVSPDVGGVARARAFAKKLNEAPLAIIDKRRQTHNIAEVMNLIGDVKGKTAVLVDDMIDTGGTIAEGAKLLRQEGARQVYACATHAVFSPPAVERLSSGLFEEVIVTNTIPLKEEDRFPQLVVLSVANLLGETIWRIHEDTSVSSMFR; this is encoded by the coding sequence ATGAATGCACATCGAGGGTCTGCTGTGCTCAGTACTGCAACGTTTAAATTGCAGCCAGCTGCTACAGGTATGAGTGAAAATCATCGCCTGCGGCTATTTTCTGGCTCTGCGAATGTTCAACTTTCCCAAGAAGTTGCCCGTTATCTGGGTATGGACTTGGGACCGATGATCCGCAAGCGATTTGCGGATGGAGAAGTTTACGTTCAAATTCAAGAATCGATTCGGGGCTGTGATGTTTATCTGATCCAGCCTTCTTGTCATCCTGTGAACGATAACTTAATGGAATTGCTGATCATGATTGATGCTTGTCGGCGAGCTTCAGCGCGGCAAGTCACAGCAGTCATCCCCTATTATGGCTATGCCCGTGCCGATCGCAAAACTGCCGGACGAGAGTCAATTACTGCCAAGCTGGTTGCCAACTTAATTACCCAAGCTGGTGCCAATCGCATTCTGGCAATGGATTTACACTCAGCGCAAATTCAAGGATACTTTGATATCCCCCTAGATCATGTCTATGGTTCCCCAGTCATCCTGGATTATCTGGTCAGTAAACAGCTAGAAGATATTGTGGTTGTTTCCCCAGACGTGGGTGGTGTCGCCAGAGCTAGAGCCTTTGCCAAGAAATTAAATGAAGCGCCCTTGGCAATCATTGATAAGCGTCGCCAAACCCACAACATTGCCGAAGTCATGAATTTGATTGGTGATGTGAAGGGGAAAACTGCCGTGCTAGTAGATGACATGATTGACACTGGTGGCACAATCGCTGAAGGTGCAAAACTTCTCCGCCAAGAAGGAGCGCGCCAAGTCTACGCCTGTGCTACCCATGCAGTCTTCTCACCACCAGCAGTAGAACGTCTTTCCAGTGGGCTGTTTGAGGAAGTGATTGTCACTAACACAATCCCTCTGAAAGAAGAAGACCGTTTTCCCCAACTAGTCGTCCTGTCAGTGGCAAATCTCCTAGGAGAAACCATCTGGCGGATACACGAAGACACCTCTGTAAGTAGTATGTTCCGTTAG
- a CDS encoding serine/threonine-protein kinase, whose translation MQPPISLGTVLQNRYLIKQILGQGGFGRTYLAEDQGRFQELCAIKELIPMTTEPAAWEKSQELFQREAAILYQIQHPQIPQFRERFEHEQRLFLVQDYVEGKTYRRLLEDHQAINSKFTESEVLKLLRSLLPVLDYIHGRGIIHRDISPENIMLRDRDQQPVLIDFGVVKELATKLQSPNQTGAATYVGKLGFSPAEQMQTGQAYPSSDLYSLAVTAIVLLTGKEPQDLFDENQLAWNWQKWVAVSPKMAMVLTKMLSYRPGDRYQNAMEVLEALRSIESGNTPVVNNPQSNVQTVAVGHRPDPVTPSTPQRPDAVIPPPATRSILDNPLAVAAITLGVIIFAGFGSWIIVRSIRTQSQADNQPVAPQTFASPLVTAGTPTPKLTESTEPTEEPTQTPTSTPTQAPVIKIKRLTFGASNIAKVDDTIRANQVIRYTFRGKVEQQITAALSQESGVALTVLAPNGKPVETTAQGVTFYQGILPVTGRYTVELSLNPGVNESDFSLNVGLEDLLTPSPTPRETTAEPIPIETPTPTTEPIPTETAIPEPIITPDGTISTPGTGQ comes from the coding sequence ATGCAACCACCTATTTCTCTTGGTACTGTCCTGCAAAATCGTTACTTGATAAAACAAATCCTTGGTCAAGGGGGATTTGGGCGTACATATTTAGCTGAGGATCAAGGACGTTTTCAAGAACTCTGTGCCATTAAAGAATTAATTCCTATGACAACAGAACCAGCTGCTTGGGAAAAATCCCAGGAACTGTTTCAACGGGAAGCAGCTATTCTGTATCAAATTCAGCATCCCCAAATACCGCAATTTCGGGAGAGGTTTGAGCACGAACAGCGCTTATTTCTGGTACAAGATTATGTCGAGGGTAAAACCTATCGTCGTTTACTGGAAGACCACCAAGCCATTAATAGTAAATTTACGGAATCGGAAGTATTAAAATTACTGCGATCGCTGCTGCCAGTTTTAGACTATATCCATGGTCGAGGAATTATTCACCGAGATATTTCCCCAGAAAATATTATGTTGCGCGATCGCGATCAGCAACCTGTACTCATTGATTTTGGGGTGGTGAAAGAACTAGCCACCAAATTGCAATCTCCCAATCAAACTGGAGCCGCAACCTATGTGGGGAAATTGGGTTTCTCTCCTGCGGAACAGATGCAGACTGGGCAAGCTTATCCCAGTAGTGATTTATACTCTCTGGCAGTTACTGCGATCGTCCTCTTAACCGGAAAAGAACCCCAAGACTTATTTGATGAAAATCAATTAGCTTGGAATTGGCAAAAATGGGTGGCAGTCAGTCCCAAAATGGCGATGGTGCTGACAAAAATGTTGAGCTATCGACCCGGCGATCGCTACCAAAATGCGATGGAAGTACTAGAAGCATTACGCTCCATAGAGTCAGGAAATACCCCTGTAGTCAACAACCCCCAATCTAATGTACAAACAGTGGCGGTTGGACATCGTCCTGACCCCGTAACCCCTTCCACACCTCAGCGACCCGATGCAGTTATTCCCCCACCTGCAACTAGGTCAATTCTTGATAATCCCCTCGCTGTAGCCGCAATTACCCTGGGAGTAATTATCTTTGCCGGATTTGGTTCCTGGATCATAGTCCGTTCCATCCGCACCCAATCACAAGCAGACAACCAACCTGTGGCACCACAAACCTTTGCTTCCCCCCTCGTCACTGCTGGTACACCCACACCCAAGTTGACGGAATCAACGGAACCAACGGAGGAACCAACACAAACACCTACCTCTACACCAACCCAAGCACCAGTTATCAAAATTAAGCGTCTGACTTTTGGAGCATCGAATATTGCCAAGGTTGATGACACAATTAGAGCGAATCAAGTCATACGTTATACATTTCGTGGCAAGGTGGAACAGCAAATTACAGCTGCCCTCTCCCAAGAAAGCGGAGTTGCTCTAACAGTGTTAGCACCGAATGGTAAACCTGTAGAAACAACAGCCCAGGGTGTCACTTTTTATCAGGGAATATTACCCGTAACTGGGAGATATACCGTAGAACTGAGTCTGAATCCAGGAGTTAACGAAAGTGATTTTAGTTTAAATGTGGGTTTAGAAGATTTACTCACACCTTCTCCCACACCAAGGGAAACTACTGCTGAACCGATACCCATAGAAACTCCTACCCCAACCACTGAACCAATACCGACAGAAACGGCAATTCCAGAACCAATTATCACCCCGGATGGCACTATCTCTACACCAGGTACGGGACAATAG
- a CDS encoding ABC transporter substrate-binding protein — MTIFRSLFRVRLLILLLVSILIVAGCQMIPSKQDKVIHLTLWQGVNPPPNRDVLQKLVDKFNQTHSDIQVESLYVGQQDQQMPKILAAVVGNAAPDLLWYNPAICGQLVELDALISLDEMLENSPMKAEIDPALFASMEYQGKIWSVPFATNNVGIFYRPSLLKAAGIEKLPQTWTEFRQVAKKLTRDTNGDGKVDQHGMVLPLGKGEFTVFTWLPFMWSAGGELMGGDGQTPAGVNLADNQGAIAALEFWRTLVKDGSAILSAPERGYETDAFIQGKIAMQITGPWTLTYLKNDVPGGDFGVFPIPKSQRSATSIGGENLFFFKTSPEREKAAFKFAEYVLSENFQTELALGTGYLPINIKSRQSAKYQEFVKEQPAVKVFLDQAQYGRSRPIFPGYNRISDNVGRAIEAVLMDKSSAQEALKSSQQRLDLIFK; from the coding sequence ATGACTATATTTCGTTCCCTATTTCGGGTCAGGTTACTCATTCTCCTTCTAGTCAGTATCTTAATTGTTGCTGGCTGCCAGATGATACCAAGCAAACAAGATAAAGTAATTCATTTAACCTTGTGGCAAGGGGTGAATCCACCGCCAAATCGTGATGTTTTGCAGAAGCTGGTTGATAAATTTAACCAAACCCATAGTGATATTCAAGTAGAGTCATTATATGTGGGGCAGCAAGATCAGCAGATGCCAAAAATTTTGGCGGCGGTTGTGGGGAATGCAGCACCGGATTTATTGTGGTATAACCCAGCTATTTGTGGTCAATTGGTAGAGCTAGACGCTTTAATTTCCCTAGATGAAATGTTGGAGAATTCTCCCATGAAAGCGGAAATTGACCCAGCTTTGTTTGCTTCGATGGAATATCAAGGCAAAATTTGGTCTGTTCCCTTTGCTACTAATAATGTCGGTATTTTCTACCGTCCTAGTTTGTTGAAAGCAGCCGGAATTGAGAAATTACCTCAAACATGGACAGAGTTTCGTCAGGTAGCCAAGAAATTAACTAGGGATACCAATGGAGACGGTAAGGTTGATCAACACGGGATGGTATTACCCTTGGGGAAAGGGGAATTTACAGTATTTACTTGGCTACCATTTATGTGGAGTGCTGGGGGTGAGTTGATGGGTGGGGATGGACAAACTCCAGCTGGGGTAAATTTGGCAGATAATCAGGGGGCGATCGCTGCCTTGGAATTTTGGCGTACTCTAGTGAAAGATGGTTCGGCAATTCTCTCTGCACCGGAAAGAGGTTATGAAACTGATGCTTTTATTCAGGGTAAAATAGCAATGCAAATTACTGGACCCTGGACTTTAACCTATCTCAAAAATGATGTTCCTGGGGGAGATTTTGGCGTTTTCCCCATACCAAAAAGCCAACGTTCTGCTACTAGTATTGGTGGTGAAAATCTGTTTTTCTTTAAAACTTCACCGGAGCGAGAAAAAGCCGCGTTTAAATTTGCAGAATACGTCCTCAGTGAGAATTTTCAAACAGAATTAGCCTTAGGAACTGGTTACCTACCGATTAATATCAAATCTCGACAAAGTGCCAAATATCAAGAATTTGTCAAAGAACAACCAGCAGTAAAAGTATTTTTAGACCAAGCTCAATATGGTCGCAGTCGTCCAATTTTCCCTGGATATAACCGAATTTCTGATAATGTTGGTAGGGCAATTGAGGCTGTGTTAATGGATAAAAGCTCAGCCCAAGAAGCCTTAAAATCGTCTCAACAACGTCTGGATTTAATTTTTAAGTAG
- the menH gene encoding 2-succinyl-6-hydroxy-2,4-cyclohexadiene-1-carboxylate synthase has translation MTTIPRASANIHFHYIWHHRVNRPVILFLHGFMGNCHEFDEVITLLGENFSYLILDLPGHGKTQILGDGDNYRMAATADVIMQLLDNLRISQCFLVGYSMGGRLGLYLALHFPHRFYQVVLESASPGLKTESARQERIRTDAQIARKILRCGEKEDFLRFLDNWYSQEVFGDIKHHPQFSQMLQSRLTNQPQELAKSLNFMGTGSQPSLWEKLETNRIPILLLVGEKDSKFVEINREITPYSHLFQLHIISDAAHNIHLEKADTFAEYMNNYFHLIAATDKV, from the coding sequence ATGACAACTATTCCCAGAGCATCTGCAAATATTCACTTTCATTATATTTGGCATCATCGAGTCAATCGCCCCGTCATTCTTTTTTTACATGGTTTTATGGGCAATTGTCATGAATTTGATGAGGTGATAACGTTACTCGGCGAGAATTTTTCATATTTAATTCTAGATTTACCAGGACATGGAAAGACTCAAATTCTGGGAGATGGAGATAATTATCGTATGGCTGCCACTGCTGATGTGATTATGCAACTCTTAGATAATTTGCGTATTTCACAATGCTTTTTAGTTGGTTATTCCATGGGGGGAAGACTAGGTTTGTATTTAGCTCTGCACTTTCCACACAGATTTTATCAAGTAGTTTTAGAATCCGCATCCCCAGGATTAAAAACGGAATCAGCAAGACAGGAAAGAATCAGAACGGATGCTCAAATTGCTAGAAAAATTCTCAGATGTGGTGAGAAAGAAGATTTTCTGCGATTTTTAGATAACTGGTACAGTCAAGAGGTTTTCGGAGATATCAAACATCATCCCCAATTCTCTCAAATGCTCCAGAGTAGATTAACTAATCAGCCACAGGAGTTAGCTAAATCATTAAATTTCATGGGTACAGGTAGCCAACCTTCCCTATGGGAAAAACTTGAGACAAATCGTATACCTATTCTATTATTAGTTGGGGAAAAAGATAGTAAGTTTGTAGAGATTAATAGAGAAATTACTCCCTACTCTCACTTATTCCAATTACATATCATCAGTGATGCTGCACATAATATTCATTTAGAAAAAGCTGATACTTTTGCTGAATACATGAACAACTACTTTCATCTTATTGCTGCCACGGATAAAGTATAA
- a CDS encoding metal-sensitive transcriptional regulator, producing MNGSKGSQHNNPDNSSTDASVGNYTTHQHPHSHSAHPHIHSEESLRKLVNRLSRIEGHIRGIKTMVQQNSPCPDVLLQIAAVRGALDRVARIVLDEHLTECIARAAKEGDINEEIKHLKAALDRFIP from the coding sequence ATGAATGGTTCAAAGGGTTCCCAGCACAATAATCCTGACAATTCCTCAACAGATGCAAGTGTCGGAAATTACACTACCCATCAACACCCCCATAGTCACTCAGCCCATCCCCATATCCATAGCGAAGAATCTTTGCGAAAACTTGTCAATCGACTGTCACGCATAGAAGGACATATTCGGGGAATCAAAACTATGGTACAGCAAAATAGTCCTTGTCCTGATGTATTACTACAAATTGCAGCTGTTAGAGGTGCTTTAGATCGGGTAGCAAGAATTGTTTTAGATGAGCATTTAACAGAATGTATTGCTAGAGCAGCAAAGGAAGGGGATATTAACGAAGAGATAAAGCATTTGAAAGCTGCTTTAGATAGATTTATCCCATAA